The genomic stretch GCTGCGGACCTTCGACCGCATCCTGGCCGTCAACGGCGTGAGCGTGGAGACGGAAGCGCGCTTCCAGCAGGAGATGGACAAGCACGCGGAGGGCACGCCCCTGGAGCTCACCCTCCGGCGCATGGACTCCGTGGCGGCGGGCGTCGTGACGGGGCGGGTGCCCTCCGTGCTGAAGCTCACCGTGCCGAAGCAGCCGGGCGTGGGGCTGGCGACAGTGGGCGCGGAGACGTCCGACCTGTACCTGGCCACCGTGGCGCCGGGGAGCGCGGCCGAGAAGGGCGGCCTGCGGCCCGGAGACCGCATCATCGCCCTGGATGGCGAGAAGCCGGAGTCCTTCGTCAAGTTCTCCTCGAAGCTGAACGCCCTGAAGGAACGTTCCTTCCAGCTGACGTGGCGGGGCGCGGACGGCGAGCGCACGGAGACGCTGGCGCAAGCGCCGCTGAAGACGGAGGACGAGATGGGCACGGCGAGCTCGCCCATCGTCCTGGGCGTGCGCAACTGGGTGCTCTCCGCGGCGGACATGCCGGTGCTGGACGAGGTGACGGTGCACCTGGGGCCGGGCGCCGCGCTGAAGCAGGCCGCGCTCATCGTCCCGAAGATTGTCGGGCAGATGGTGCGAGTCCTCGGCGGGCTGCTGGTGGGCTCGGTGCCGATGAACACCGTGGGCGGCCCCATCATGATGTACCAGCTGGCGTCGAAGAGTGCCGAGCAGGGCCTGGACAGCTTCCTCCACTTGATGGCGCTCATCTCCATCAACCTGGGGGTGATGAACCTGTTGCCCATCCCCGTGCTGGACGGCTTCCACCTGCTTTCCGCCGCCTGGGAGGGAATTCGCCGCCGCCCCATCCCTGTTCGCGTCCGCGAGGTGGCCAACATGGTGGGGCTCGCGCTGCTCGTCCTGCTGATGCTGTTGGCAGTGACCAACGACATCACCCGCTAGAGGACGCATGCGAGGAATCGCCGTTTCCGGACTGCTCTGCTTGGGTTTCACCTCCGCGTGCGCCTCGCGCGCGGCCAGGCCCGACCCGGTGGAGGAACCCGTCCGCCCGTCGAAGTCGCCGAAGTCCCGCGGTGGTACGCCCGGCGTGGCGCGGCGTGAACAGATGCCGCGCTCGTACCTGGGCGAAGGGTTGGCCTCGTTCTATGGCCCCGGCCTGCACGGGCGGCCCACCGCGAGCGGGGAGCGCTTCGACCAGGAGGCGATGACGGCCGCGCACCGCAAGCTGCGCTTCGGCTCGTGCCTGCGCGTGGTGAACATGGAGAACGGCCGCGCGGTGAAGGTGCGCGTGAATGACCGGGGGCCCTTCATCGACGGGCGCATCGTGGACCTGTCCAAGGGCGCCGCCCGGAAGCTGGACATGCTGGACAAGGGCGTGGTGCGCGTCCGGCTGTACCGCTGCGAGGACCGGGTGTCGGAGATTCCGCAGGCAATGTGGGCCGCGCCGGTGTAGTGAGCCGTCCCATGTTTCTCTCGCTGGACACCTCGACGTTGACGTTGTCGCTGGCCCTGGTGGAGCGAGCGCCGGATGGCGCGCTGCGCACGCTGGAGCACGTGGTGGTGGGTCCGCCGCGGAAGCAGAGCGAGCTGCTGCCCGGCATCGTCGGGGAGCTGCTTGAACGCCATGGCGTCACGCTGCCCGCCCTGGAGGGGCTGGTGGTGGGCCTGGGGCCGGGCTCCTTCACGGGGCTGCGCATCGGCCTGGCGACGGCGAAGTCGCTGGCCTACGCGACGAAGCTGAAGGTGGCCGGGGCCTCGTCGCTGGCGGCGGTGGCGCTGGAGGGTCCCGAGGGCGTGCCGCTGTACTGCCTGGCGGTGGCGCGCAAGGACGACCTGTACCTGGGGGCCTACGTGCGTCAGGGCGGGACGGTGGAGCCGCTGGAGCCGGAGACGGCCATGTCACCCGCGGAGGTGGCCGCGCGCATGGCCGCCGAGCCCCGGGCCGTGGCGCTGGGGCCCGCGCTGGTGGACTACCGCGCCGCCCTGGAGTCGCAGGGCGTGGCGCCACACCGGCTGCTGGCGGCGCCGGCCTTCCCGTCGGCGGTGGCGCTGGCTCAGCTGGCGCGCTTCCCCGAATCCCAGCCGCTGGAGGCGCTCTTCGCCATGGAGCCGCACTACGTGCGGGCCTCGGAGCCGGAGCGCAACCCGAAGTTCCCGCCGCTGCCCGGGCCGGCCCCCACCGCACGGTTGAAGGAAGACTGAGCCGCCTCGTGGTGCTCGCGCTCCCGGCCTCCAGTGGCGTAAAGGACGCGCCATGAGAGACGACTTGACGATTGGCGTGGTGGGCGCGACGGGCGTGGTGGGCCGCGAGGTGCTCGCCGCGCTGTACGCGCAGGACGTGCCCGCCGAACAGGTGCGCGTCTTCGGCTCCGAGCGCTCCAAGGGCATGGAGGTGGAGTACGGCGAGGACTCGCTCGAGGTGGAGCAGGCGACGCCGGACGCCTTCCGGGGCGTGAAGCTGGTGCTGCTGGCCACGCCCGCCGAGGCCTCTCGCAAGCTGGCTCCGGCGGCGCAGGCGGCGGGCGCGTGGGTGGTGGACGCCAGCAATGCCTTCCGGGGTGACGGCAATGTCCCCATGGTGCTGCCGGGCTTCAACACGGACGTGCTGGGCGCGGGCTTCACCATCAAGGGCCGCATCGTGTGTCTGCCGGGCGCCGTGACGACCGCCGCGGTGCACGTGGTGGAGCCACTGCGGAAGGCCTTCGGCGTAACGCGCGCGCAGGTGACGGCGCTGATGGCGGCGTCCAGCGCGGGTGTGCGCGGTGTGGCGGAGCTGGAGAAGCAGACCGCGGACCTGCTGTCGGGCCGCGAGCCGGAGCCGCACGCCTTTCCCCACCGCGTGGGGTTCAACCTGGTGCCCCAGGTGGGCGGCTTCATGGTGAATTCACCCTGGACGGAGGAGGAGGGCGGCTGGACGCTGGAGGCGGCCCGGCTCTTCTCGTCCAAGGGGGATGTGCCCGTCATCGCCGGGACGGCGGTGCAGGTGCCGACCTTCTACGGCCATGGCCTCACCCTCAACGTGCAGCTCAAGAAGGCGGGCCCGGTGGAGCAGGTGCGCGCGGCCCTCAAGACGTCCGGGGCCTTGAAGGTGCTGGATGTGCCCGGTGAGCGTGTGTACCCCATGCCCATGCTCGTCACGTCCGACCCGGCGGTCCATGTGGGCCGGGTGCGCGCATTCCCCCAGGCGCCGGAGTGGGTGACGCTCTTCGCCTCGGTGGACAACGCCAGCCGGGGCGCCGCCCTCAACCTGGTGGAGGCCGGACTCCGCCTGGCCGAGCGCCCCGCCTGACAATTTGGCAAAGCCTCCGTGGTCGTCCTGCCTGTTTGGCGCGGCGGGACGGCCCTCCCGGAGTGACGCCCAGCGGACGGGAATACGTTTCATGTGGCCT from Myxococcus xanthus encodes the following:
- the rseP gene encoding RIP metalloprotease RseP; the encoded protein is MLQNIGFFVILLGVLVTVHELGHFLAAKACGVKVLKFSIGFGPKLIGFTKGETEYQIALLPLGGYVKMAGDMPHEELSPEEASRGFLAQPPWKRGLIVLAGPAFNLIFPILVYFFVFLGPHQATSTYVGTVSDGMPAQAAGIRPGDRILSVDGEPVRTFNDMREAFVGRFERPVPIVLERNGQKLTLDVTPTKNVETSPIDTVERGSIGVEAVSKPPIVGVPPGSVAEQAGLRTFDRILAVNGVSVETEARFQQEMDKHAEGTPLELTLRRMDSVAAGVVTGRVPSVLKLTVPKQPGVGLATVGAETSDLYLATVAPGSAAEKGGLRPGDRIIALDGEKPESFVKFSSKLNALKERSFQLTWRGADGERTETLAQAPLKTEDEMGTASSPIVLGVRNWVLSAADMPVLDEVTVHLGPGAALKQAALIVPKIVGQMVRVLGGLLVGSVPMNTVGGPIMMYQLASKSAEQGLDSFLHLMALISINLGVMNLLPIPVLDGFHLLSAAWEGIRRRPIPVRVREVANMVGLALLVLLMLLAVTNDITR
- a CDS encoding septal ring lytic transglycosylase RlpA family protein; amino-acid sequence: MRGIAVSGLLCLGFTSACASRAARPDPVEEPVRPSKSPKSRGGTPGVARREQMPRSYLGEGLASFYGPGLHGRPTASGERFDQEAMTAAHRKLRFGSCLRVVNMENGRAVKVRVNDRGPFIDGRIVDLSKGAARKLDMLDKGVVRVRLYRCEDRVSEIPQAMWAAPV
- the tsaB gene encoding tRNA (adenosine(37)-N6)-threonylcarbamoyltransferase complex dimerization subunit type 1 TsaB, with the translated sequence MFLSLDTSTLTLSLALVERAPDGALRTLEHVVVGPPRKQSELLPGIVGELLERHGVTLPALEGLVVGLGPGSFTGLRIGLATAKSLAYATKLKVAGASSLAAVALEGPEGVPLYCLAVARKDDLYLGAYVRQGGTVEPLEPETAMSPAEVAARMAAEPRAVALGPALVDYRAALESQGVAPHRLLAAPAFPSAVALAQLARFPESQPLEALFAMEPHYVRASEPERNPKFPPLPGPAPTARLKED
- a CDS encoding aspartate-semialdehyde dehydrogenase; its protein translation is MRDDLTIGVVGATGVVGREVLAALYAQDVPAEQVRVFGSERSKGMEVEYGEDSLEVEQATPDAFRGVKLVLLATPAEASRKLAPAAQAAGAWVVDASNAFRGDGNVPMVLPGFNTDVLGAGFTIKGRIVCLPGAVTTAAVHVVEPLRKAFGVTRAQVTALMAASSAGVRGVAELEKQTADLLSGREPEPHAFPHRVGFNLVPQVGGFMVNSPWTEEEGGWTLEAARLFSSKGDVPVIAGTAVQVPTFYGHGLTLNVQLKKAGPVEQVRAALKTSGALKVLDVPGERVYPMPMLVTSDPAVHVGRVRAFPQAPEWVTLFASVDNASRGAALNLVEAGLRLAERPA